A single region of the Microlunatus panaciterrae genome encodes:
- the nuoI gene encoding NADH-quinone oxidoreductase subunit NuoI, translating into MGLLDPIAGFGVTFKTMFRKTFTQEYPLKPKVTAPRFHGRHQLNRWPDGLEKCVGCELCAWACPADAIYVEGADNVDAVDGEQSGRYSPGERYGRVYQINYLRCILCGLCIEACPTRALTMTNEFELADDSRAKLIYEKQDLLGPLLPGMQEAPHERKLGDDEQAYFLGLPASGRPDDRAGDISSYVPPVMNKGFKKPSETNTSKGNRK; encoded by the coding sequence ATGGGCCTGCTTGATCCGATTGCCGGGTTCGGGGTCACGTTCAAGACGATGTTCCGCAAGACCTTCACCCAGGAGTACCCGCTCAAGCCCAAGGTGACCGCACCGCGGTTCCATGGCCGGCACCAGCTCAACCGCTGGCCGGACGGGCTGGAGAAGTGTGTCGGTTGCGAGCTGTGCGCCTGGGCCTGCCCGGCGGACGCGATCTACGTGGAGGGCGCCGACAACGTCGACGCCGTCGACGGCGAGCAGAGTGGCCGCTATTCACCGGGTGAGCGCTACGGCCGCGTCTACCAGATCAACTACCTGCGCTGCATCCTGTGCGGTCTGTGCATTGAGGCCTGCCCGACCCGGGCACTCACGATGACGAACGAGTTCGAGCTCGCCGATGACAGCCGCGCCAAGCTGATCTACGAGAAGCAGGATCTGCTCGGTCCGCTGCTGCCGGGAATGCAGGAGGCACCGCATGAGCGCAAGCTCGGTGACGACGAGCAGGCCTACTTCCTCGGCCTGCCGGCCTCCGGCCGGCCGGACGACCGGGCCGGTGACATCTCCTCCTACGTACCGCCGGTGATGAACAAGGGCTTCAAGAAGCCCAGCGAGACCAACACGAGCAAGGGGAACCGGAAGTGA
- the nuoN gene encoding NADH-quinone oxidoreductase subunit NuoN, whose translation MTETALFLPVLEITAPKLEYGLLMPFILIFAGACLGVLVEAVFPRALRFNVQLAVTFISILAAIFMVLRNWIVGTEAITAVGSVAVDGPTYFLWLTLLILSGLAFLVFAERRLENGATAFAPQAAAVPGTAMEQEAVAARIEHTEVFPLALFALSGMMLFPASNDLITMFVALEVLSLPLYLLCGLARRRRLLSQESSLKYFMLGALSSGFFLYGVTLLYGYSGSFKLADIDAALRTGTQNDGLLLAGLGLLGVGLLFKVGAVPFHSWTPDVYVGAPTAVTGFMAACTKIAAVGALLRVFYVGLGADRWDWQPMMGIIAVATMVVGSVLAITQTDVKRMLAYSSIAHAGFLLTAFVGASQLATGKPAGSISSVGAIMFYLAAYGVSTIGAFALLTMVRGRAGEAALLSSWSGLGKTSPMVAGVFALFLLSFAGIPLTSGFIGKWAVFVAAWAGGAYWLVIVAVLMSLVAAFFYIRVIVLMFFSDPGVEAPEVVRPSWTTLTAIGVGAVATVALGVFPGPLLDLAQHAGEFLR comes from the coding sequence ATGACCGAGACTGCTCTGTTCCTGCCGGTGCTGGAGATCACCGCACCCAAGCTCGAGTACGGCCTGTTGATGCCGTTCATCCTGATCTTCGCCGGCGCCTGCCTGGGTGTCCTGGTGGAGGCGGTCTTCCCGCGGGCGCTGCGTTTCAACGTGCAGCTCGCGGTGACGTTCATCTCCATCCTGGCCGCGATCTTCATGGTGCTGCGGAACTGGATCGTCGGAACCGAGGCCATCACCGCCGTCGGCTCGGTGGCCGTCGACGGGCCGACCTACTTCCTCTGGCTGACCCTGCTGATCCTCAGCGGGCTGGCCTTCCTGGTCTTCGCCGAGCGCCGGCTGGAGAACGGGGCGACGGCCTTCGCGCCGCAGGCTGCGGCCGTGCCCGGCACCGCGATGGAACAGGAGGCGGTGGCGGCGAGGATCGAGCACACCGAGGTCTTCCCGCTGGCGCTGTTCGCGCTGTCCGGCATGATGCTGTTCCCGGCCTCGAACGACCTGATCACGATGTTCGTCGCCCTCGAGGTGCTGTCGCTGCCGCTCTACCTGCTGTGCGGGCTGGCGAGGCGGCGCCGGCTGCTGTCGCAGGAGTCGTCGCTGAAGTACTTCATGCTGGGTGCGCTGTCGTCCGGCTTCTTCCTCTACGGCGTGACCCTGCTGTACGGCTACTCCGGCTCGTTCAAGCTGGCCGACATCGACGCAGCACTGCGTACCGGCACCCAGAACGACGGCCTGCTGCTGGCCGGCCTCGGCCTGCTCGGTGTCGGGCTGCTGTTCAAGGTCGGTGCGGTCCCGTTCCACTCCTGGACGCCCGACGTCTACGTCGGGGCGCCGACAGCGGTGACCGGCTTCATGGCCGCCTGCACCAAGATCGCAGCGGTCGGGGCGCTGCTGCGGGTGTTCTACGTCGGCCTCGGCGCGGACCGCTGGGACTGGCAGCCGATGATGGGCATCATCGCGGTGGCGACGATGGTGGTCGGCTCGGTGCTCGCGATCACCCAGACCGATGTGAAGCGGATGCTGGCCTACTCCTCGATCGCCCACGCCGGGTTCCTGCTGACCGCCTTCGTCGGCGCGTCCCAGCTCGCCACCGGCAAGCCTGCCGGCTCGATCTCCAGCGTCGGCGCGATCATGTTCTACCTGGCCGCCTACGGCGTCTCCACCATCGGGGCGTTCGCCCTGCTGACGATGGTCCGCGGCCGGGCTGGCGAGGCGGCGCTGCTGTCCTCCTGGTCGGGGCTGGGCAAGACGTCGCCGATGGTGGCGGGCGTGTTCGCGCTCTTCCTGCTGAGCTTCGCCGGGATCCCGCTGACCAGCGGCTTCATCGGGAAGTGGGCGGTGTTCGTCGCCGCCTGGGCCGGCGGGGCGTACTGGCTGGTCATCGTGGCGGTCCTGATGAGCCTGGTGGCTGCCTTCTTCTACATCCGCGTCATTGTGCTGATGTTCTTCTCCGACCCCGGAGTCGAGGCCCCCGAGGTGGTACGCCCCAGCTGGACCACGCTGACGGCGATCGGTGTTGGAGCGGTCGCTACTGTGGCCCTAGGTGTGTTCCCAGGGCCGCTGCTGGATCTCGCTCAGCACGCGGGTGAGTTCCTCCGCTGA
- a CDS encoding NADH-quinone oxidoreductase subunit M — translation MTLPWLTILALVPLVGALALILVKGKAAKQVGLGFSILTLVIAVVVALQYSNGGGMQFVEQHKWIGAFGAHYALGVDGLGLTLVLLTVVLVPVVLVASWNSADQASRWTSRAFFALVLVLESFSLYVFTATDVLLFYIFFEATLIPMYFLIGSFGGPRRSYAAIKFLLFSLAGGLIMLAAVVGLYVVSARAGQPTYLLSDLMNLNISGNTGRWLFLGFMFAFAVKAPMVPFHTWLPDAAEQSPAGASVLLVGVLDKIGTFGMIRFCLGLFPEASTWATPVVVILAVISILYGAIVAIGQKDLMRLIAFTSISHFGVMVLGIFAFTSQSLTGSTFYMINHGFTTGALFLLAGYMIRQRGSQAIADFGGVQKVAPVLAGLLLFSGLSSLALPGLSSFVSEFMVLAGTFSRYPVYGVLATLATVLAALYILIMYQRTMTGPVTPMVEAKMTDITARERWALAPLVLLILFLGIFPKPMLNLIEPAMQTTIQHVGVSDPTPKITAEGGK, via the coding sequence ATGACTCTTCCCTGGCTGACGATTCTCGCCCTGGTCCCGCTGGTGGGCGCCCTGGCGCTGATCCTCGTGAAGGGCAAGGCCGCCAAGCAGGTCGGTCTCGGCTTCTCGATCCTCACCCTGGTCATCGCCGTGGTGGTGGCGCTGCAGTACAGCAACGGCGGTGGGATGCAGTTCGTCGAGCAGCACAAGTGGATCGGCGCGTTCGGCGCCCACTATGCACTCGGCGTCGACGGGCTCGGACTGACTCTGGTGCTGCTGACCGTGGTGCTGGTTCCGGTGGTGCTGGTCGCCAGCTGGAACTCCGCGGACCAGGCCAGCCGCTGGACCTCACGTGCCTTCTTCGCGCTGGTGCTGGTGCTGGAGAGCTTCTCGCTCTACGTCTTCACGGCCACCGACGTGCTGCTGTTCTACATCTTCTTCGAGGCGACGCTGATCCCGATGTACTTCCTGATCGGCAGCTTCGGTGGTCCGCGACGCTCGTACGCGGCGATCAAGTTCCTGCTGTTCTCGCTGGCCGGCGGCCTGATCATGCTGGCGGCGGTGGTCGGCCTCTATGTGGTGTCGGCTCGGGCCGGTCAGCCGACCTACCTGCTGTCCGACCTGATGAACCTGAACATCTCCGGCAACACCGGCCGTTGGCTGTTCCTCGGCTTCATGTTCGCGTTCGCGGTCAAGGCGCCGATGGTTCCTTTCCACACCTGGCTGCCGGATGCCGCGGAGCAGTCGCCGGCGGGGGCGTCGGTGCTGCTGGTCGGCGTGCTGGACAAGATCGGCACCTTCGGCATGATCCGGTTCTGTCTCGGCCTGTTCCCCGAGGCCAGCACCTGGGCGACCCCGGTGGTGGTCATCCTGGCCGTCATCTCGATCCTCTACGGGGCCATCGTGGCCATCGGCCAGAAGGACCTGATGCGACTGATCGCCTTCACCTCGATCAGCCACTTCGGCGTCATGGTGCTGGGCATCTTCGCCTTCACCAGCCAGAGCCTGACCGGCTCCACCTTCTACATGATCAACCACGGCTTCACCACCGGCGCCTTGTTCCTGCTGGCCGGCTACATGATCAGGCAGCGCGGCTCGCAGGCGATCGCCGACTTCGGCGGCGTGCAGAAGGTGGCGCCGGTGCTGGCCGGGCTGCTGCTCTTCTCCGGCCTGTCGTCACTGGCGCTGCCGGGGCTGTCCAGCTTCGTCTCGGAGTTCATGGTGCTGGCCGGCACCTTCTCCCGCTACCCGGTCTACGGCGTGCTGGCCACGCTGGCGACCGTGCTGGCCGCGCTCTACATCCTGATCATGTACCAGCGCACGATGACCGGGCCCGTGACACCCATGGTGGAGGCGAAGATGACTGACATCACCGCGCGGGAGAGGTGGGCGCTGGCCCCGCTGGTGCTGCTCATCCTGTTCCTCGGCATCTTCCCGAAGCCGATGCTCAACCTGATCGAGCCCGCCATGCAGACCACCATCCAACATGTCGGCGTGTCCGACCCGACGCCCAAGATCACCGCGGAGGGCGGCAAGTAA
- the nuoL gene encoding NADH-quinone oxidoreductase subunit L: MNPLEIVTPVAASGIFSYAWLLVAIPALSAAVLLVAGRFADSWGHLLGTLAPIASFLIGVLLFVQLLGADEKSRAVSVPLYEWIATGRWNISVGLLVDQLSIVFVLLITGVGSLIHIYSIGYMAHDERRRRFFGYLNLFVAAMLLLVLADNYLILFVGWEGVGLASYLLIGFWQHKPSAATAAKKAFVVNRVGDLGLSISIMLMLATFGSSAFIDVNKGAESMGGTLATVMGLLLLLGACGKSAQVPLQSWLLDAMEGPTPVSALIHAATMVTAGVYLVTRSHAVFGQSEVASTVVVIVGTVTLLFGAWIGCAKDDIKKVLAGSTMSQIGYMMLAAGIGPAGYAFAIFHLLTHGFFKANMFLGAGSVMHGMNDDVDMRRYGALARVMPITFVTFATGYLAIIGFPFFAGYFSKDHIIEAAFEHNTLVGVLALVGAGVTAFYMTRLMLMTFLGRKRWKDDVHPHESPLVMTIPLIILGVASIFGGLVLNNWIGGWLEPATGGAHQGEATGLLHFSLIGVVTLVVVALGVVVSWLAFGRRAVPETAPDTRNPLVLAGRNDIYGDAFNEAVFMRPGQGLTAGLTALDRSGIDGTVNGGSAVVAGLSTRLRRWQSGLVRSYALTMVVGVAVVGAVLVLGRLG; this comes from the coding sequence GTGAACCCGCTAGAAATCGTCACCCCGGTCGCGGCATCGGGCATCTTCTCCTATGCCTGGCTGCTCGTCGCCATCCCCGCCCTCAGCGCAGCTGTGCTGCTGGTGGCGGGGAGGTTCGCCGACTCCTGGGGCCACCTGCTCGGCACGCTGGCACCGATCGCCTCGTTCCTCATCGGCGTGCTGCTGTTCGTCCAACTGCTCGGCGCCGATGAGAAGTCGCGTGCCGTGTCGGTGCCACTGTATGAGTGGATCGCCACCGGTAGATGGAACATCAGCGTCGGACTGCTGGTCGACCAGCTGTCGATCGTCTTCGTCCTCCTGATCACCGGCGTCGGCAGCCTGATCCACATCTACTCGATCGGCTACATGGCGCACGACGAGCGCCGCCGTCGTTTCTTCGGCTACCTCAACCTGTTCGTGGCGGCCATGCTGCTGCTGGTGCTCGCCGACAACTATCTGATCCTGTTCGTCGGCTGGGAGGGCGTCGGCCTGGCGTCCTACCTGCTGATCGGCTTCTGGCAGCACAAGCCGTCGGCCGCGACCGCCGCCAAGAAGGCGTTCGTGGTCAACCGGGTGGGCGACCTGGGTCTGTCGATCTCGATCATGCTGATGCTGGCCACCTTCGGCTCGTCGGCCTTCATCGACGTCAACAAGGGTGCGGAGAGCATGGGCGGCACCCTCGCCACGGTGATGGGCCTGCTGCTGCTGCTCGGCGCCTGCGGGAAGTCGGCCCAGGTGCCACTGCAGTCCTGGCTGCTGGATGCGATGGAGGGCCCCACCCCGGTGTCGGCCCTCATTCACGCCGCCACCATGGTGACCGCTGGCGTCTATCTGGTGACCCGCTCGCACGCCGTGTTCGGCCAGTCCGAGGTGGCCAGCACCGTCGTTGTCATCGTGGGTACGGTGACGCTGCTGTTCGGCGCCTGGATCGGCTGTGCCAAGGACGACATCAAGAAGGTGCTGGCCGGCTCGACCATGTCGCAGATCGGCTACATGATGCTCGCCGCCGGCATCGGCCCGGCGGGCTATGCGTTCGCGATCTTCCACCTGCTCACCCACGGGTTCTTCAAGGCGAACATGTTCCTCGGGGCCGGTTCAGTGATGCACGGCATGAACGACGATGTGGACATGCGGCGCTACGGCGCGCTGGCCCGGGTGATGCCGATCACCTTCGTCACCTTCGCCACCGGCTACCTGGCCATCATCGGCTTCCCGTTCTTCGCCGGCTACTTCTCGAAGGACCACATCATCGAGGCTGCCTTCGAGCACAACACCCTGGTCGGGGTACTGGCCCTGGTCGGCGCCGGAGTCACCGCGTTCTACATGACCCGGCTGATGCTGATGACGTTCCTCGGCCGGAAGCGGTGGAAGGACGACGTGCACCCGCATGAGTCGCCGCTGGTGATGACCATCCCGTTGATCATCCTCGGGGTGGCCTCCATCTTCGGCGGTCTGGTGCTGAACAACTGGATCGGCGGCTGGCTCGAGCCGGCCACCGGCGGTGCCCATCAGGGCGAGGCGACCGGACTGCTGCACTTCAGCCTGATCGGCGTCGTCACCCTGGTTGTGGTGGCCCTCGGCGTCGTGGTGAGCTGGCTGGCGTTCGGCCGTCGGGCGGTTCCCGAGACGGCACCCGACACCCGCAACCCGCTGGTGCTGGCTGGTCGGAACGACATCTACGGCGACGCGTTCAACGAGGCGGTGTTCATGCGGCCCGGCCAGGGTCTGACCGCCGGGCTGACCGCCCTGGACCGGTCGGGCATCGACGGTACGGTCAACGGTGGTAGCGCCGTGGTCGCCGGCCTGTCCACCAGGCTGCGTCGCTGGCAGAGCGGTCTTGTACGGTCGTACGCCCTGACCATGGTGGTCGGCGTCGCCGTTGTCGGAGCGGTACTCGTCCTCGGCCGGCTGGGCTGA
- the argG gene encoding argininosuccinate synthase: MSKVLTSLPVGQRVGIAFSGGLDTSVAVAWMREKGAIPCTYTADIGQYDEPDIESVPHRAEAYGAEISRLVDCRAALVEEGLAALTCGAFHIRSAGRIYFNTTPLGRAVTGTLLVRAMLADDVQIWGDGSTFKGNDIERFYRYGLLANPHLRIYKPWLDTAFVSELGGRKEMSEWLVERDLPYRDSTEKAYSTDANIWGATHEAKRLEHLDTGIEIVDPIMGVRFWDDSVEIVPEEVTLRFEQGRPVAINGKEFGSAVDLVDEANAIGGRHGLGMTDQIENRIIEAKSRGIYEAPGMALLFIAYERLVNAIHNEDTIATYHSEGRRLGRLMYEGRWLDPQSLMLRESLQRWVGSAVSGEVTLRLRRGEDYSILDTQGPNFSYHPDKLSMERTEDSAFGPSDRIGQLTMRNLDIADSRAKLEQYSALGLVGKAHTALVGTLEVGGSEAIASLGTGPEDAESEALDRAAMESGTD; this comes from the coding sequence ATGTCTAAGGTCTTGACGAGTCTGCCGGTGGGTCAGCGCGTGGGCATCGCCTTCTCTGGAGGTCTCGACACCTCCGTAGCGGTCGCCTGGATGCGTGAGAAGGGCGCCATCCCGTGTACGTACACCGCCGACATCGGCCAGTACGACGAGCCGGACATCGAGTCCGTCCCGCACCGCGCCGAGGCCTACGGGGCCGAGATCTCCCGGCTGGTGGACTGCCGGGCCGCGCTGGTGGAGGAGGGCCTGGCGGCACTCACCTGCGGCGCGTTCCATATCCGGTCCGCTGGCCGGATCTACTTCAACACCACGCCACTCGGCCGTGCCGTCACGGGCACCCTGCTGGTGCGGGCGATGCTGGCGGACGACGTACAGATCTGGGGCGACGGGTCGACCTTCAAGGGCAACGACATCGAGCGCTTCTACCGCTACGGGCTGCTCGCCAACCCACATCTGCGGATCTACAAGCCCTGGCTCGACACCGCCTTCGTCAGCGAGCTCGGCGGCCGCAAGGAGATGTCGGAGTGGCTGGTTGAGCGGGACCTCCCGTACCGCGACAGCACGGAGAAGGCGTACTCGACCGACGCCAACATCTGGGGAGCAACCCACGAGGCGAAACGGCTCGAGCACCTCGACACCGGGATCGAGATCGTCGACCCGATCATGGGCGTGCGGTTCTGGGACGACTCGGTGGAGATCGTCCCGGAGGAGGTGACGCTGCGGTTCGAGCAGGGCCGCCCGGTGGCGATCAACGGCAAGGAGTTCGGCTCCGCCGTCGACCTGGTGGACGAGGCCAATGCCATCGGCGGTCGCCACGGGCTCGGCATGACCGACCAGATCGAGAACCGGATCATCGAGGCCAAGAGCCGCGGCATCTACGAGGCGCCCGGGATGGCGCTGCTGTTCATCGCGTACGAACGGTTGGTCAACGCCATCCACAACGAGGACACCATCGCCACGTATCACAGCGAGGGCCGGCGGCTCGGCCGCCTGATGTACGAGGGACGCTGGCTGGACCCACAGTCGCTGATGTTGCGTGAGTCGCTGCAGCGCTGGGTGGGCTCGGCGGTGAGCGGTGAGGTGACGCTCCGGCTTCGGCGGGGTGAGGACTACTCGATCCTGGATACCCAGGGGCCCAACTTCAGCTATCACCCCGACAAGCTGTCGATGGAGCGGACCGAAGACTCGGCCTTCGGGCCCTCGGACCGGATCGGCCAGCTCACCATGCGCAACCTGGACATCGCGGACTCGCGGGCCAAGCTGGAGCAGTACTCAGCCCTCGGGCTCGTGGGCAAGGCCCACACCGCGTTGGTGGGCACCCTCGAGGTCGGCGGGTCAGAGGCCATCGCCTCGCTCGGGACCGGCCCGGAGGACGCCGAGTCGGAGGCGCTGGACCGTGCGGCGATGGAGTCCGGCACCGACTGA
- the nuoK gene encoding NADH-quinone oxidoreductase subunit NuoK: MDPNNYIVLSALLFTIGAVGFTIRRNAIVAFMCVELMLNASNLALVTFSRMHGQLDGQIAAFFVMVVAAAEVVVGLAIIVAIFRTRRSASVDDANLLKF, encoded by the coding sequence ATGGACCCGAACAACTACATCGTCCTGTCGGCGCTGCTGTTCACGATCGGCGCTGTCGGCTTCACGATCCGGCGCAACGCCATCGTCGCCTTCATGTGCGTCGAGCTGATGCTGAACGCCTCCAACCTCGCCCTGGTCACCTTCTCCCGGATGCACGGCCAGCTCGACGGACAGATCGCCGCCTTCTTCGTGATGGTGGTGGCTGCTGCCGAGGTGGTCGTCGGCCTGGCGATCATCGTGGCGATCTTCCGGACCAGACGTTCGGCCTCGGTCGACGACGCGAACCTGTTGAAGTTCTGA
- a CDS encoding polyprenyl synthetase family protein codes for MLAEETRNEEFADSVRDLLDVVEGELLAAAEANTALVTEAARHIISAGGKRFRPLLVVLASQFGPSAARDDVVRSALVVELTHVASLYHDDVMDDARLRRGSPSANVRWGNSVAIMVGDFLFARASDIVSELGTDFVRMQARTFARLVQGQIAESVGPQDGEDPLQHYLQVVADKTGSLIATSAVFGSKVAGADREVQDILAAFGEEIGMVFQLSDDIIDITSDETGKTPGTDLREGVPTLPILLVRQSADAGDARLLELLDSDLSDDDTLSEALALLRRHPAVERARTEVRRRAEQARALLEPLPDGPAKSALQDLCDSVVTRSS; via the coding sequence GTGCTAGCTGAAGAGACGCGGAACGAGGAGTTCGCCGACTCCGTCCGCGACCTGCTCGACGTCGTCGAAGGCGAGCTGCTGGCCGCGGCCGAGGCCAACACCGCGCTGGTGACCGAGGCGGCCAGGCACATCATCTCGGCCGGCGGCAAAAGGTTCCGGCCGCTGCTGGTCGTCCTGGCCTCCCAGTTCGGACCGTCGGCTGCCCGCGACGATGTGGTCAGGTCTGCTCTGGTGGTCGAGTTGACCCATGTTGCGAGCCTGTACCACGACGACGTGATGGACGACGCCCGGCTGCGCAGAGGATCGCCCAGCGCCAACGTGCGGTGGGGCAACTCGGTCGCCATCATGGTCGGCGACTTCCTCTTCGCCCGGGCCTCCGACATCGTCTCGGAGCTGGGCACGGACTTCGTCCGGATGCAGGCGCGGACGTTCGCCCGGCTGGTGCAGGGCCAGATCGCCGAGTCGGTCGGCCCGCAGGACGGCGAGGACCCGCTGCAGCACTACCTGCAGGTGGTGGCGGACAAGACGGGTTCGCTGATCGCCACCTCGGCCGTGTTCGGGTCCAAGGTCGCCGGCGCCGACCGAGAGGTGCAGGACATCCTGGCCGCGTTCGGTGAGGAGATCGGCATGGTCTTCCAGCTCAGCGACGACATCATCGACATCACCAGCGACGAGACGGGAAAGACCCCCGGCACCGACCTGCGCGAGGGCGTGCCCACGCTGCCGATCCTGCTGGTGCGGCAGTCGGCGGACGCCGGCGACGCCCGGCTGCTCGAACTGCTCGACTCCGACCTGAGCGACGACGACACGCTGAGCGAGGCGCTGGCACTGCTCCGTCGCCACCCGGCGGTGGAGCGGGCCCGAACCGAGGTCCGTCGCCGGGCCGAGCAGGCCCGTGCGCTGCTCGAGCCGCTGCCCGACGGGCCGGCCAAGTCCGCCCTCCAGGACCTCTGCGACTCAGTCGTCACCCGCTCCTCCTGA
- a CDS encoding NADH-quinone oxidoreductase subunit J encodes MVTGPTVAFWLLAPIMVLAALGVVLSKKPVHGAMCLATVMISLAVQYAAQDAPFLFAVQIIVYTGAILMLFLFVLMLVGVDAADSLVETIKGQRPLAAIAGAAFVVLLVFAVGNGLVGQPVGLTAANEANGGNVPGIAALLFTRYVFAFEATSALLITAALGAMVLAHRERLTKKKRQPELVKERMRKYAETGQHPGPLPTPGVFARHNAVDTPALLPDGSVSELSVSETLKARGVVLDSYELSAPVEKTVKAIAADGSGADEEGRA; translated from the coding sequence ATGGTCACCGGGCCGACGGTAGCCTTCTGGCTGCTCGCGCCGATCATGGTGCTGGCCGCGCTCGGTGTGGTGCTGTCCAAGAAGCCGGTCCACGGGGCCATGTGCCTGGCGACGGTGATGATCTCGCTGGCGGTGCAGTATGCGGCGCAGGACGCGCCGTTCCTGTTCGCGGTGCAGATCATCGTCTACACCGGCGCGATCCTGATGCTGTTCCTCTTCGTCCTGATGCTGGTGGGGGTCGACGCCGCCGACTCGCTGGTGGAGACGATCAAGGGGCAGCGTCCGCTGGCCGCCATTGCCGGTGCGGCCTTCGTGGTGCTGCTGGTGTTCGCCGTCGGCAACGGGCTGGTCGGCCAGCCGGTCGGCCTGACTGCGGCCAACGAGGCCAACGGCGGGAACGTCCCCGGCATCGCGGCGCTGCTGTTCACCCGTTACGTGTTCGCCTTCGAGGCGACCTCGGCGCTCCTGATCACCGCAGCGCTGGGGGCCATGGTGTTGGCTCACCGGGAGCGGCTGACCAAGAAGAAGCGGCAGCCCGAGCTGGTGAAGGAGCGGATGCGCAAGTACGCCGAGACCGGCCAGCATCCCGGACCGTTGCCCACCCCCGGCGTGTTCGCCCGGCACAACGCCGTCGACACCCCCGCCCTGCTGCCCGACGGCTCGGTCTCCGAGCTGTCGGTGTCGGAGACCCTCAAGGCGCGCGGTGTGGTGCTGGACAGCTATGAGCTGTCGGCCCCGGTGGAGAAGACGGTCAAGGCGATCGCCGCCGACGGCTCCGGCGCGGACGAGGAGGGCAGGGCCTGA
- the nuoH gene encoding NADH-quinone oxidoreductase subunit NuoH: MTTWAGLTPMDLTLFGNDPWWLVLIKALFAFVLLLVLTLFTIVFERKVVGKMQHRRGPTMNGPFGSLQSLADGMKLMFKEDFTPKAADKVIFMLAPFVCSIPAITAFSVIPFAGTVKVPFSDRTTQLQVSDLPVSVLFVVAIASVGVYGIVLAGWSSGSTYALLGGLRSSAQVISYEVAMGLSLVAVFLYAGSMSTSEIVDAQAHPQMVNLFGFDIGLPSWYAIVLIPSFAIYIISMIGETNRAPFDLPEAEGELVGGFHTEYSSMRFAMFFMAEYMNMITVSALATTLFLGGFHAPLPFNLIPGLDSGYWGVLWFVLKVLVFLFMFVWLRGTLPRLRYDQFMRFGWRWLIPLSLVWIVAVAAFRVGTAEGWFRTRGFWIVAAVIFIGLIAFSFLGGKEEPEEEQQPEGEFDAFAGGYPVPPMPGQELPELAGVLSAQAEPEDTTVRRDSVRSENGADS; this comes from the coding sequence ATGACCACCTGGGCAGGACTCACCCCGATGGATCTCACCCTGTTCGGCAACGACCCATGGTGGCTGGTGCTGATCAAGGCGTTGTTCGCCTTCGTGCTGCTGCTGGTGCTGACGCTGTTCACCATCGTCTTCGAGCGCAAGGTCGTCGGCAAGATGCAGCACCGGCGTGGCCCCACCATGAACGGCCCGTTCGGCAGCCTGCAGTCGCTCGCCGACGGCATGAAGCTGATGTTCAAGGAGGACTTCACGCCGAAGGCCGCCGACAAGGTCATCTTCATGCTGGCTCCGTTCGTCTGCTCCATCCCCGCCATCACCGCGTTCTCGGTGATCCCGTTCGCCGGCACCGTCAAGGTGCCCTTCAGCGACCGGACCACTCAGCTGCAGGTGTCCGACCTGCCGGTCTCGGTGCTGTTCGTGGTCGCGATCGCCTCCGTCGGTGTGTATGGCATCGTGCTGGCCGGCTGGTCGTCCGGCTCCACCTACGCGCTGCTCGGCGGACTGCGCTCCAGCGCCCAGGTGATCTCGTACGAGGTCGCGATGGGCCTCAGCCTGGTGGCGGTCTTCCTCTATGCCGGCTCGATGTCCACCTCCGAGATCGTCGACGCGCAGGCACACCCGCAGATGGTGAACCTGTTCGGCTTCGACATCGGGCTGCCCAGCTGGTACGCCATCGTGCTGATCCCGTCCTTCGCCATCTACATCATCTCGATGATCGGCGAGACCAACCGGGCTCCGTTCGACCTGCCCGAGGCCGAGGGTGAGCTCGTGGGTGGCTTCCACACCGAGTACTCCTCGATGCGGTTCGCGATGTTCTTCATGGCCGAGTACATGAACATGATCACCGTCTCGGCGCTGGCCACCACGCTGTTCCTCGGCGGCTTCCACGCACCGCTGCCGTTCAACCTGATCCCTGGCCTGGACTCTGGCTACTGGGGGGTCCTGTGGTTCGTGCTCAAGGTGCTGGTCTTCCTCTTCATGTTCGTCTGGCTCCGCGGCACCCTGCCCCGGCTGCGGTACGACCAGTTCATGCGCTTCGGCTGGCGCTGGCTGATCCCCCTGTCCCTGGTCTGGATCGTCGCCGTGGCGGCGTTCCGGGTCGGAACGGCGGAGGGCTGGTTCCGGACCAGGGGCTTCTGGATCGTCGCCGCGGTGATCTTCATCGGGCTGATCGCCTTCTCGTTCCTGGGCGGCAAGGAGGAGCCGGAGGAGGAGCAGCAGCCCGAGGGCGAGTTCGACGCGTTCGCCGGGGGCTACCCGGTGCCGCCGATGCCCGGCCAGGAACTGCCCGAGCTGGCCGGTGTGCTGAGCGCGCAGGCCGAACCTGAGGACACGACTGTGCGACGCGACAGCGTCCGATCCGAGAACGGAGCTGATTCCTGA